A genomic stretch from Photobacterium atrarenae includes:
- a CDS encoding FidL-like protein: MQTRKSGKIFFFYALILFFLCTLPFVSKVIPSQSGDLSCTARAIMHFEDTVTETVNANIHFRFSERGKGSLVVEGYSDSKAGWLYLQRYVQFDYTSERVSAYTRHYQVKKWSSTKSSIDESPDVLFDYFMREMSDSHDELLIKVEKLSYDTVLLSSINSPLFVCALSDQ; encoded by the coding sequence ATGCAAACACGCAAAAGCGGTAAGATTTTTTTTTTCTACGCGCTGATTTTATTTTTCCTTTGTACTTTGCCCTTTGTTTCAAAAGTGATCCCATCACAGTCTGGTGATCTGAGCTGCACGGCACGGGCAATCATGCACTTTGAAGACACGGTGACAGAAACCGTGAATGCGAATATTCACTTTCGATTTAGTGAGCGCGGCAAAGGTTCACTGGTTGTCGAAGGGTACTCAGACTCCAAGGCCGGCTGGCTGTACTTGCAGCGTTACGTTCAGTTTGATTACACCAGCGAACGGGTCTCTGCCTATACGCGTCATTACCAGGTCAAAAAGTGGTCTTCGACCAAGTCCTCAATCGATGAATCCCCCGATGTGCTGTTCGATTACTTCATGCGTGAAATGTCTGACAGCCATGACGAGCTTCTAATCAAAGTCGAGAAGCTTAGCTACGACACCGTACTCCTGAGCTCGATCAACTCACCTTTATTTGTCTGTGCTTTAAGTGATCAGTAG
- a CDS encoding transcriptional regulator — protein MKYKINGFLYYDAIDGTLKLEDQAASDTQLSITANALLFFLIQHPGVLTRDEVMTKVWDDNGLISSNSNLNQYLSLLRKSFRSYGIENVIVTIPRGRLELNPELILEVVDNNPLHPLLQQANTAPAVVPEPLAKASKATQLPPQTEQQERKWMIASATLFIAALALLWTAIITERSLHVVSLTEVESGLCELFSPELMINGAMGEKYIKNFKAVRDKLGLSCAKDERFIFYYGDKLQSNGLGRTYIARCAENENNPYAYCDNYFYYSWK, from the coding sequence ATGAAGTATAAAATAAATGGGTTTCTATATTACGACGCAATAGATGGCACGCTAAAGCTTGAAGACCAGGCCGCCAGCGATACGCAACTTTCCATTACCGCCAATGCATTATTGTTTTTTTTAATTCAGCATCCGGGCGTGCTGACGCGTGATGAAGTGATGACCAAGGTATGGGATGACAATGGCCTGATTTCATCCAACAGTAACCTGAACCAATACCTGAGCTTGCTGAGAAAATCGTTTCGCAGCTACGGGATTGAGAATGTGATTGTCACCATTCCCCGTGGACGACTGGAGCTTAATCCCGAGCTGATCCTTGAGGTGGTGGATAACAATCCGTTGCATCCGCTCTTGCAGCAGGCGAATACGGCCCCCGCGGTCGTACCCGAGCCATTGGCCAAAGCGAGTAAGGCGACGCAGCTTCCGCCACAAACCGAGCAACAGGAACGCAAGTGGATGATCGCCAGTGCGACATTGTTTATCGCTGCTCTGGCGCTGTTGTGGACGGCCATCATCACCGAACGTTCGCTGCATGTTGTCAGTCTGACCGAGGTGGAGAGCGGGTTATGTGAGCTGTTCTCGCCGGAGTTGATGATCAACGGTGCGATGGGTGAAAAGTACATTAAGAACTTTAAAGCTGTGCGAGACAAACTGGGCCTGTCTTGTGCGAAGGATGAACGCTTTATTTTTTACTATGGAGATAAATTGCAGAGCAATGGGTTAGGGCGAACCTATATTGCGCGATGTGCTGAAAATGAAAATAACCCTTACGCCTACTGTGACAATTATTTTTATTATTCCTGGAAGTAA
- a CDS encoding glutaredoxin domain-containing protein — translation MSDMTFEQLASYPNLVITQPNCPFCVKAKAILDERGTAYTTLVLGTDLAKTTMVDFVEQQTGNTVRTVPQIFLDGNYIGGHDDLVAFLARQVDGDAFGDFEL, via the coding sequence ATGTCTGATATGACCTTTGAACAGCTGGCAAGTTACCCGAACCTGGTGATCACCCAGCCGAACTGCCCATTTTGCGTAAAAGCCAAAGCCATTCTGGATGAGCGCGGCACGGCGTATACCACGCTGGTGCTGGGAACCGATCTGGCGAAAACCACCATGGTCGACTTTGTTGAGCAGCAAACGGGGAATACGGTCCGCACAGTGCCGCAAATCTTTCTGGACGGCAATTACATTGGTGGTCACGACGATCTGGTGGCTTTTTTGGCGCGTCAGGTTGACGGTGACGCCTTTGGTGATTTTGAGCTGTAA
- the amrS gene encoding AmmeMemoRadiSam system radical SAM enzyme: MHQPPEFFKTDYWHRLEDGRVICDVCPRHCRLRDGKRGACFVRQAKDGEIVLTSYGRSSGFCIDPIEKKPLNHYYPGSSVLSFGTAGCNLGCKFCQNWSISKSRQIDTLGSTAMPEQIARAAQRYGCDSIAFTYNDPVIFMEYAVDCAQACHELGIHSVAVSAGYICDQPRVAFYRDMDAANIDLKAFTERFYHKICSGHLAPVLDTLLYLKHETNVWFEITTLLIPDENDSSVELEQLTRWVADNLGPDVPIHFSAFHPDFKMLDKPRTPPETVKRAREIALANGIHYAYVGNIFDEAGDSTYCPGCHSKVLVRNWYELGDCALTDSGACTYCGYQIAGHFAAPKQFGRHRIPVKIA; encoded by the coding sequence ATGCACCAACCTCCTGAATTTTTTAAAACTGATTACTGGCACCGTCTGGAAGATGGCCGGGTGATTTGCGATGTATGTCCGCGCCATTGTCGGTTACGGGATGGAAAACGGGGTGCCTGTTTTGTCAGACAGGCCAAAGATGGTGAAATTGTGCTGACCAGCTATGGTCGCTCCAGCGGGTTCTGTATCGATCCGATCGAAAAAAAACCGCTCAATCATTATTATCCCGGCAGCTCCGTGTTGTCGTTCGGGACGGCCGGATGCAACCTGGGGTGTAAGTTTTGCCAGAACTGGAGCATCAGTAAGTCGCGGCAAATCGATACGTTAGGGTCCACCGCCATGCCGGAACAAATTGCCCGCGCCGCCCAGCGTTATGGTTGTGACAGCATTGCCTTCACCTATAACGATCCGGTGATTTTTATGGAGTATGCGGTCGACTGTGCCCAGGCCTGCCACGAACTGGGGATCCACAGCGTGGCGGTCAGTGCCGGCTATATCTGTGATCAACCCCGGGTGGCATTCTATCGCGATATGGATGCCGCCAATATCGACCTCAAGGCGTTTACCGAGCGTTTTTATCATAAAATCTGTAGCGGTCATCTGGCGCCGGTGCTCGATACCTTGCTGTACCTGAAACATGAAACGAATGTCTGGTTTGAAATTACCACCCTGCTGATCCCGGATGAAAATGACAGCTCGGTGGAGCTGGAGCAGCTGACCCGGTGGGTGGCGGATAATCTTGGCCCGGATGTGCCAATCCATTTCAGTGCGTTTCATCCCGACTTTAAGATGCTCGATAAACCCCGGACCCCGCCGGAGACGGTCAAGCGGGCGCGGGAGATCGCACTGGCCAACGGCATTCATTATGCCTATGTCGGCAATATTTTCGATGAAGCGGGCGATAGTACCTATTGCCCGGGGTGTCATAGCAAAGTGCTGGTCCGCAACTGGTATGAGCTGGGTGATTGTGCCCTGACCGACAGTGGTGCCTGTACTTATTGCGGTTATCAGATCGCCGGTCATTTTGCTGCGCCAAAGCAGTTCGGCCGCCATCGCATCCCGGTCAAAATCGCCTGA
- the amrB gene encoding AmmeMemoRadiSam system protein B: MNIRPPAVAGSFYDKSPENLQSQLSHWLEPNPPMPENIRAMIVPHAGYIYSGKVAADAYRHLKSQAATISKIILVGPSHRYYFKGCALPAARYFSTPLGDVPIDRQSVEKLSQIDDIHISDEAHAFEHCLEVQLPFLQTCLKKFSLLPLLTSDVSPTAVARILDSIWQGDQTLLVISSDLSHYHPYAQAQQIDSKTCDLIEHYRPSLRPEQACGSTGINALLQLAKQRHYQLTRITRKNSGDTAGDKERVVGYVSYLVSETQ; the protein is encoded by the coding sequence ATGAATATTCGCCCGCCGGCCGTTGCTGGGAGCTTTTATGATAAGTCCCCGGAAAACCTACAGTCTCAGCTGAGTCACTGGCTTGAGCCGAATCCGCCGATGCCAGAAAACATCCGGGCCATGATTGTTCCGCATGCCGGTTATATCTACTCCGGCAAAGTGGCGGCGGATGCGTATCGCCACCTGAAGTCACAGGCAGCCACGATCAGCAAGATCATCCTGGTTGGCCCCAGCCACCGGTATTATTTCAAAGGGTGTGCTCTGCCCGCGGCCCGTTATTTCTCGACCCCGTTGGGCGACGTGCCAATTGACAGACAAAGTGTTGAAAAGCTGAGCCAAATAGATGATATTCATATCTCAGATGAAGCACATGCCTTCGAGCACTGTCTGGAAGTTCAGTTGCCGTTTCTGCAAACCTGTTTAAAAAAATTCAGTTTACTGCCGCTCTTAACCAGTGATGTTTCCCCAACTGCCGTTGCCCGGATCCTTGACTCAATCTGGCAAGGCGACCAAACCCTGTTGGTGATCAGCAGCGATCTCAGCCACTATCATCCCTATGCGCAAGCACAGCAGATAGACAGCAAGACCTGTGATTTAATCGAACATTACCGGCCGTCGCTGAGACCGGAGCAGGCCTGTGGCTCGACCGGCATTAACGCCTTACTGCAACTTGCAAAACAGCGCCATTATCAACTAACCCGAATAACACGAAAAAATTCCGGTGATACCGCCGGGGATAAGGAGAGAGTTGTTGGATATGTCAGTTACCTCGTCTCAGAAACTCAATAA
- the amrA gene encoding AmmeMemoRadiSam system protein A: protein MSVTSSQKLNKGELTQLLDVARESIRGHFSDELPRPPQLDLYGKKLLRPGACFVTLEVDGELQGCLGTVTANEPLVLEVHNKARDSAYQDRRFMPLTEEQLDRLMIEVSVLSEPQALEVESEQALIDYLENHRDGVILSDHHLQALFLPQVWQQLPTPEVFLRHLKQKAGWPANYWSDTLTVKTFTVTSIKGRYFQLSDAF, encoded by the coding sequence ATGTCAGTTACCTCGTCTCAGAAACTCAATAAAGGAGAGCTTACGCAGCTACTGGACGTTGCGCGTGAGTCCATTCGCGGCCATTTTTCAGATGAACTGCCCCGCCCACCCCAGCTTGATCTGTACGGAAAAAAGCTGCTGCGGCCGGGCGCCTGCTTCGTTACTCTCGAGGTCGATGGTGAGCTGCAGGGCTGCCTCGGCACTGTGACGGCCAACGAGCCCCTGGTGCTGGAAGTACACAACAAGGCCCGGGACAGCGCGTACCAGGATCGGCGCTTTATGCCGCTGACGGAAGAGCAGTTGGACCGGCTGATGATCGAGGTCTCGGTACTGTCTGAGCCGCAAGCGCTTGAGGTCGAATCGGAGCAAGCGCTGATAGACTACCTGGAAAATCATCGCGATGGTGTCATTCTGTCAGATCATCACTTACAAGCGCTGTTTTTACCCCAGGTGTGGCAGCAGCTGCCGACTCCTGAGGTTTTTCTCCGCCACCTGAAGCAGAAGGCAGGCTGGCCGGCAAACTACTGGTCCGACACCCTTACCGTC